The following are from one region of the Vulgatibacter sp. genome:
- a CDS encoding CarD family transcriptional regulator: MQTTFKVGDKAVYPGQGVGEVLGIEHKEVAGQRQSFYVLRILENGMKIMIPINKVGSVGLREIIDDAAVKRVYTILNEKDVSVDATTWNRRYREYMEKIKTGSVFEIAEVLRDLYLLKTDKDLSFGERKMLDTARSLLIKELSLAKNCDEETIESDLRTIFNR, encoded by the coding sequence ATGCAGACGACCTTCAAGGTCGGAGACAAGGCGGTCTACCCGGGCCAGGGCGTCGGCGAAGTGCTCGGAATCGAGCACAAAGAGGTCGCCGGCCAGCGCCAGTCGTTCTACGTGCTGCGCATCCTCGAGAACGGGATGAAGATCATGATCCCGATCAACAAGGTCGGATCGGTCGGGCTGCGCGAGATCATCGACGACGCCGCGGTGAAGCGCGTGTACACCATCCTCAACGAGAAGGATGTCTCGGTCGACGCCACCACCTGGAACCGGCGCTACCGCGAGTACATGGAGAAGATCAAGACCGGCTCGGTCTTCGAAATCGCCGAAGTGCTCCGCGACCTCTACCTGCTCAAGACCGACAAGGATCTCTCCTTCGGCGAGCGGAAGATGCTCGACACGGCTCGCTCGCTCCTGATCAAGGAGCTCTCCCTCGCCAAGAATTGTGACGAGGAGACGATCGAGAGCGATCTGCGGACCATCTTCAACCGCTAG
- the ispD gene encoding 2-C-methyl-D-erythritol 4-phosphate cytidylyltransferase: protein MAHADAVVILPAAGKGTRLGQAKQYLELGGVPVMARAARAAAACQEVAAIVVACPAGDEEKVRALLEAHGAGAKLHAVVAGGAERADSVRNALAAAPAGVELVAVHDAARPFASPALFTRVLEAARTHGAALAAIPCTDTVKKAEGTAVAGTLDRRTLWLAQTPQAFRIPVLRAGYERAGNGASSFTDEASLVEASGGRVELVPGEKENFKVTDADDLARARARVELPAAVGFGLDVHAYEEGRRCILGGIEFPGEVGLLGHSDADAALHAIMDAILGGAGLGDIGLHFPDTDDRFRGADSGRLLEEVVRRAAAAGFAVLNVDLTIAAARPKIGPRRDEMRVRIAELLGVPAARVNVKATTTEGLGFVGRKEGLAAQAVVLLARC, encoded by the coding sequence GTGGCACACGCCGACGCAGTGGTGATCCTGCCTGCAGCCGGGAAGGGCACGAGGCTCGGGCAGGCGAAGCAATATCTCGAATTGGGCGGCGTGCCCGTCATGGCCCGTGCGGCCCGGGCCGCCGCCGCCTGCCAGGAAGTGGCGGCGATCGTCGTCGCCTGCCCTGCAGGCGACGAGGAGAAGGTGCGGGCGCTCCTCGAGGCCCACGGCGCCGGGGCGAAGCTCCACGCGGTCGTGGCTGGCGGTGCGGAGCGCGCCGATTCCGTGCGCAACGCCCTCGCTGCAGCCCCCGCCGGTGTGGAGCTGGTGGCGGTGCACGACGCGGCCCGCCCCTTCGCGTCGCCTGCGCTCTTCACCCGGGTGCTCGAGGCAGCCCGTACGCACGGGGCGGCGCTGGCGGCGATTCCCTGCACCGATACGGTGAAGAAGGCGGAGGGGACCGCAGTGGCGGGCACCCTCGACCGCCGCACCCTCTGGCTGGCGCAGACGCCGCAGGCCTTCCGCATCCCCGTGCTCCGCGCCGGCTACGAGCGGGCGGGCAATGGCGCGTCGTCGTTCACCGACGAGGCCTCGCTGGTGGAGGCCTCCGGCGGGAGGGTGGAGCTGGTGCCCGGGGAGAAGGAGAATTTCAAGGTGACCGACGCCGACGATCTGGCCAGGGCCCGGGCAAGGGTGGAGCTCCCCGCTGCGGTGGGCTTTGGCCTCGACGTGCACGCCTACGAAGAGGGGCGGCGCTGCATCCTCGGGGGGATCGAGTTTCCGGGCGAGGTGGGGCTACTCGGCCACTCCGACGCGGACGCGGCGCTCCACGCGATCATGGACGCGATCCTCGGCGGCGCCGGCCTCGGCGACATCGGACTGCATTTCCCCGACACCGACGACCGCTTCCGCGGCGCCGACTCCGGCAGGCTGCTGGAGGAGGTGGTGCGCCGGGCGGCGGCGGCCGGCTTCGCCGTGCTCAACGTCGACCTCACCATCGCCGCCGCCCGCCCGAAGATCGGGCCGCGCCGGGACGAGATGCGCGTCCGCATCGCCGAGCTCCTCGGCGTGCCGGCTGCCCGCGTCAACGTGAAGGCGACCACCACCGAGGGCCTCGGCTTCGTCGGGCGCAAGGAGGGCCTCGCCGCGCAGGCGGTGGTTCTCCTCGCTCGATGTTGA
- the cysS gene encoding cysteine--tRNA ligase, with product MAQRVFNTLTNQKEELVPREDKKLGMYVCGPTVYDMSHVGHARCYSSFDTIARWLRESGYELTVVRNYTDVDDKIIKRANEMGVPPQEISERYIAEFQTDMRALNVLPADVEPKVTEHMPEIIALIERLVEKGFAYPADGDVYFAVKAFKAYGKLSKRNLDDLLSGARVEVGERKRDPLDFALWKGAKPGEPAWDSPWGKGRPGWHIECSAMSAKYLGSSFDIHGGGKDLVFPHHENEIAQSEADSGLNLSNYWLHNGFVTINAEKMAKSVGNFTTIRDMLDRYDGEALRYFLLGTHYRSPIDFSVEAIDAAQSRVAYVYETLAKVDERLARNADISSNGPVQVPEVVDGLWPRFAEAMEDDFNAAAALGAVSETFSLMNEFVDRPPTKDKQMVARTLKRMRETVNRIGGVLGVWQQEPKVWLARHRERMAAQKGIEPAWVEGRITARAEARKAKDFAAADAIRDELAKSGVEIMDSPGGTTWRIVA from the coding sequence ATGGCGCAGCGCGTCTTCAATACGCTCACGAACCAGAAGGAAGAGCTCGTTCCCCGCGAGGACAAGAAGCTCGGCATGTACGTGTGCGGCCCGACCGTCTACGACATGAGCCACGTGGGCCACGCCCGCTGCTACAGCTCCTTCGACACGATCGCGCGCTGGCTGCGGGAGAGCGGCTACGAGCTCACCGTCGTCCGCAACTACACCGACGTGGACGACAAGATCATCAAGCGCGCCAACGAGATGGGCGTGCCGCCGCAGGAGATCTCGGAGCGCTACATCGCCGAGTTCCAGACGGACATGCGCGCGCTCAACGTGCTGCCCGCTGACGTGGAGCCGAAGGTCACCGAGCACATGCCGGAGATCATCGCGCTGATCGAGCGGCTGGTGGAGAAGGGCTTCGCCTACCCGGCGGACGGCGACGTCTACTTCGCGGTGAAGGCCTTCAAGGCCTACGGCAAGCTCTCCAAGCGCAACCTGGATGACCTGCTCTCCGGCGCCAGGGTCGAGGTGGGGGAGCGCAAGCGTGATCCCCTCGACTTCGCGCTGTGGAAGGGGGCCAAGCCCGGCGAGCCCGCGTGGGATTCGCCGTGGGGCAAGGGCCGTCCGGGCTGGCACATCGAGTGCTCCGCGATGAGCGCGAAATACCTGGGCTCGAGCTTCGACATTCACGGCGGCGGCAAGGATCTCGTCTTCCCGCACCACGAGAACGAGATCGCCCAGAGCGAGGCGGACAGCGGCCTCAACCTCTCCAACTACTGGCTGCACAACGGCTTCGTGACGATCAACGCGGAGAAGATGGCGAAGAGCGTCGGCAACTTCACCACCATCCGCGACATGCTCGACCGCTACGACGGCGAGGCGCTGCGCTACTTCCTGCTCGGCACCCACTACCGCTCGCCCATCGACTTCTCGGTGGAGGCGATCGACGCGGCGCAGTCGCGGGTCGCCTACGTCTACGAGACGCTGGCGAAGGTGGACGAGCGGCTCGCCCGCAACGCGGACATCTCGAGCAACGGGCCGGTGCAGGTGCCCGAGGTGGTCGACGGCCTCTGGCCGCGCTTCGCCGAGGCGATGGAGGACGACTTCAACGCCGCCGCCGCGCTGGGGGCGGTGAGCGAGACCTTCTCGCTGATGAACGAGTTCGTGGACCGGCCGCCCACGAAGGACAAGCAGATGGTGGCGCGGACGCTGAAGCGGATGCGGGAGACCGTGAACCGGATCGGCGGCGTCCTCGGCGTGTGGCAGCAGGAGCCGAAGGTGTGGCTCGCGCGGCACCGGGAGCGGATGGCTGCGCAGAAGGGGATCGAGCCGGCCTGGGTCGAGGGGCGGATCACCGCCAGGGCCGAGGCTCGGAAGGCGAAGGACTTCGCCGCGGCGGATGCGATCCGGGACGAGCTCGCGAAGAGCGGCGTCGAGATCATGGATTCGCCGGGTGGAACGACGTGGAGGATCGTGGCGTGA